The following coding sequences lie in one Mesorhizobium sp. NZP2298 genomic window:
- a CDS encoding DUF6481 family protein has product MAIYREKDIFERRNAANEAKKALLERFKSKPAADDPAVLARQAERKAILEARAIREAEKARLKQEKLAREAAEKAEREAAAEAARIAAEEAAQAEAKIREAEETERIARLLADEAERKAKRDARYAARKARTGRAPPGFSAR; this is encoded by the coding sequence TTGGCTATCTACAGGGAAAAAGACATTTTCGAGCGGCGCAACGCCGCGAACGAGGCAAAGAAGGCGCTTCTGGAGCGTTTCAAGTCAAAGCCGGCGGCAGATGATCCTGCGGTGCTGGCGCGGCAGGCCGAACGCAAGGCAATCCTCGAGGCTCGCGCGATACGCGAGGCTGAAAAGGCCAGGCTGAAGCAGGAAAAGCTGGCACGCGAAGCAGCTGAGAAGGCTGAGCGCGAGGCAGCAGCCGAGGCGGCACGCATTGCCGCCGAGGAGGCAGCCCAGGCCGAAGCCAAAATTCGGGAAGCCGAAGAGACCGAGCGCATTGCCCGTCTGCTCGCCGACGAGGCCGAGCGCAAGGCCAAGCGCGACGCACGCTATGCGGCCCGCAAGGCGCGTACCGGCAGAGCGCCTCCCGGCTTCTCCGCCCGCTAG
- the sugE gene encoding quaternary ammonium compound efflux SMR transporter SugE, producing MSWIFLFFAGLFEIGWAIGLKYTDGFTRLVPTVLTVASMIISLTLLGMALKALPVGTAYAVWTGIGTVGTALLGIWLLGEPATAIRLACIALIVCGIMGLKFAA from the coding sequence ATGTCTTGGATTTTTCTGTTTTTCGCCGGCCTGTTCGAAATCGGCTGGGCAATCGGCCTCAAATACACTGATGGGTTCACCAGGCTCGTTCCGACCGTGCTCACGGTCGCGTCGATGATCATCAGTCTCACCTTGCTCGGAATGGCGCTGAAGGCGCTTCCCGTCGGCACCGCTTATGCGGTGTGGACCGGCATCGGCACAGTCGGCACGGCGCTGCTTGGCATCTGGCTGCTCGGCGAACCCGCCACGGCGATCCGGCTTGCCTGCATCGCGCTGATTGTCTGCGGCATTATGGGGCTGAAGTTCGCGGCTTGA
- a CDS encoding transglutaminase-like domain-containing protein, whose amino-acid sequence MRIHIGCEMSFDFPQETPLIAMLNVHYSRASDLERPDFLTSNPPVPIESYRDSFGNWCNRFVAPPGRFTFGTDAVIRAPGTFEMRELMAWQHEVRDLPAETLLFLLPSRFCESDLLASEAWRLFGHTPLGIPRVQAVCDFVHNHIVFNYGNARPTRTAAEAYREQSGVCRDFAHLAVTFCRALNIPTRYCTGYISDIGMPKPWSSMDFAAWMEVYLGGRWHVFDPRNNAPRIGRILIASGRDAADVPLTHIFGPGTLAGFKVWTDEIVE is encoded by the coding sequence ATGCGGATCCATATCGGCTGCGAGATGAGTTTCGACTTCCCGCAGGAAACGCCGCTTATCGCGATGCTCAATGTCCACTATTCCCGCGCTTCCGATCTCGAGCGCCCGGATTTCTTGACATCGAACCCGCCGGTGCCGATCGAGAGCTATCGCGACAGTTTCGGCAATTGGTGCAACCGCTTCGTGGCTCCGCCCGGACGGTTCACATTCGGCACCGATGCCGTCATCCGCGCGCCCGGCACATTCGAGATGAGGGAACTGATGGCCTGGCAGCACGAGGTGCGCGACCTGCCGGCGGAAACTCTGCTGTTCCTGCTGCCCAGCCGGTTTTGCGAGAGCGACCTTTTGGCCAGCGAGGCATGGCGGCTGTTCGGCCATACGCCGCTCGGCATCCCGCGCGTTCAGGCGGTGTGTGATTTCGTCCACAACCACATCGTCTTCAACTACGGCAACGCGCGGCCGACGCGCACCGCGGCGGAAGCCTATCGCGAGCAGAGCGGCGTGTGCCGCGACTTCGCACACCTCGCCGTCACCTTCTGCCGGGCGCTCAACATCCCGACGCGCTACTGCACCGGCTACATCAGCGATATCGGCATGCCGAAACCGTGGTCGAGCATGGATTTCGCCGCCTGGATGGAAGTCTATCTCGGCGGCCGCTGGCACGTCTTCGATCCGCGCAACAACGCGCCGCGCATCGGACGCATCCTGATCGCCTCCGGACGCGACGCGGCGGATGTGCCGCTGACCCATATTTTCGGACCGGGGACACTGGCCGGCTTCAAGGTGTGGACCGACGAAATCGTCGAATAG
- a CDS encoding cation diffusion facilitator family transporter codes for MAGHGGSKTVIYAALAGNLAIALTKFAAAFFTGSSAMLSEGVHSLVDTGNGGLLIYGMHRAARPADRAHPLGHARELYFWSFIVALLVFALGAGVSFYEGIVHIMAPEPVANVKVNYVVLGLSFLFEGSSWLVALKEFRREKGKQGWLQAVQSSKDPSVYTVLFEDSAALLGLIVAFAGILAAELLEMPELDGAASIGIALILGATAIFLARESKGLLIGEPASLDVQRKVLAIAQQDPAVQQANGVLTVHMGPQEIVAGLSIEFEDHLTAPEIEACVQRIETRLKKEMPEITRLFVKPQTTGTWEQRRKLIEPASN; via the coding sequence ATGGCCGGGCATGGCGGCTCCAAAACGGTCATCTATGCGGCGCTCGCCGGCAATCTGGCTATCGCGCTGACCAAATTCGCCGCCGCCTTCTTCACCGGCAGCTCCGCGATGCTGTCGGAAGGCGTCCATTCGCTGGTCGATACCGGAAATGGCGGGCTGCTGATCTACGGCATGCACCGGGCCGCGCGCCCGGCCGATCGCGCGCATCCGCTCGGCCACGCCCGCGAGCTCTATTTCTGGAGCTTCATCGTCGCGCTTCTGGTTTTCGCGCTGGGCGCCGGCGTGTCGTTCTACGAGGGCATTGTCCATATCATGGCCCCGGAGCCTGTCGCCAATGTCAAGGTGAACTATGTCGTTCTGGGCCTCTCCTTCCTGTTCGAAGGCAGCTCCTGGCTGGTGGCGCTGAAGGAATTTCGCCGAGAGAAGGGCAAGCAGGGCTGGCTGCAAGCCGTGCAATCGAGCAAGGATCCGAGCGTCTATACGGTGCTGTTCGAGGATAGTGCGGCGCTTCTTGGCCTGATCGTCGCCTTTGCCGGCATATTGGCAGCGGAGTTGCTGGAGATGCCGGAGCTCGACGGCGCCGCCTCGATCGGCATCGCGCTCATCCTCGGCGCGACGGCGATTTTCCTCGCACGCGAAAGCAAGGGCCTGCTCATCGGCGAGCCGGCATCCCTCGATGTGCAAAGAAAAGTGCTGGCAATCGCCCAGCAGGATCCGGCGGTGCAGCAGGCGAACGGCGTCCTGACCGTTCACATGGGACCGCAAGAGATCGTCGCGGGGTTGAGCATCGAATTCGAGGATCATCTTACTGCGCCGGAAATCGAAGCCTGTGTCCAGCGCATCGAGACCCGGCTGAAGAAGGAGATGCCGGAGATCACGCGGCTGTTCGTCAAGCCGCAGACCACGGGCACGTGGGAGCAGCGACGCAAGCTGATCGAGCCCGCATCGAACTAG
- a CDS encoding GFA family protein, which produces MKIDGGCHCGAITYEAEVDPAKTSICHCTDCQQLTGTAFRVTVPAPEDHYRITKGAPRIYIKTGSSGAKRAQAFCGDCGSHLYATSVGDGPKVYGIRAGTARQREDLVPTQQKWHRSALHWLPEFDGISIVEEQ; this is translated from the coding sequence ATGAAGATCGACGGCGGGTGCCATTGCGGTGCCATCACCTATGAAGCGGAGGTCGACCCGGCAAAGACCTCGATTTGCCATTGCACGGACTGCCAGCAGCTGACTGGGACGGCCTTTCGCGTCACCGTTCCCGCGCCCGAGGATCACTACCGGATCACCAAGGGTGCGCCAAGGATCTATATCAAGACCGGATCGAGCGGCGCCAAGCGCGCCCAGGCATTTTGCGGCGATTGCGGTTCGCATCTTTATGCGACGTCTGTCGGCGACGGCCCGAAGGTCTATGGGATCCGGGCGGGGACCGCGCGGCAACGCGAGGATCTGGTCCCGACACAACAGAAATGGCATCGATCGGCCCTGCACTGGCTTCCGGAATTCGATGGCATAAGCATCGTGGAAGAGCAGTAG
- a CDS encoding class I SAM-dependent methyltransferase has product MLETDKLFAGSIPENYDRYMVPLIFEPFAADLARRAASFSPSAVLEVAAGTGVVTRALAPRLSPGASYVVTDLNQPMLDYAASRQAPDNRIQWRQADALALPFEDAAFDLVCCQFGAMFFPSRPSAYREARRVLKPGGHFLFNVWDRIEENVFADDVTNALARIFPNDPPRFLARTPHGYHDTALIRSELAEAGFSGVAVETRAEQSRAPSPRIPAVAYCQGTVLRTEIEARDPGKLDAATDYAAAAIAARHGSDAVAAKIQAHVIVAVA; this is encoded by the coding sequence ATGTTGGAAACGGACAAGTTGTTTGCCGGCTCGATCCCGGAAAATTACGACCGCTATATGGTGCCGCTGATTTTCGAGCCGTTCGCCGCGGACCTTGCACGGCGGGCCGCGTCCTTCTCGCCCAGCGCCGTCCTGGAAGTCGCCGCGGGAACTGGGGTCGTCACCCGCGCCTTGGCGCCAAGACTTTCGCCTGGCGCGAGCTATGTCGTGACCGACCTCAACCAGCCCATGCTCGACTATGCCGCTTCGCGTCAAGCGCCCGACAATCGTATCCAATGGCGCCAGGCCGATGCCCTGGCGCTGCCGTTTGAAGATGCGGCCTTCGATCTCGTTTGCTGCCAGTTCGGTGCGATGTTCTTTCCGAGCCGCCCTTCCGCCTACCGCGAAGCAAGGCGAGTGCTGAAGCCCGGCGGCCATTTTCTGTTCAACGTATGGGATCGCATCGAAGAGAATGTGTTTGCCGATGATGTGACGAATGCCCTGGCCAGGATTTTTCCGAACGACCCGCCACGCTTTCTGGCCCGCACGCCGCATGGCTACCACGATACGGCACTGATCCGCAGCGAGTTGGCAGAGGCCGGTTTCTCCGGTGTGGCGGTCGAAACAAGAGCCGAACAGAGCCGTGCCCCCTCACCGCGCATTCCGGCCGTTGCCTATTGCCAGGGAACCGTCCTTCGCACCGAAATCGAGGCCCGGGATCCGGGCAAACTCGATGCTGCAACGGATTATGCCGCAGCCGCGATTGCGGCCAGGCATGGCAGCGACGCGGTTGCCGCCAAGATCCAGGCACACGTCATCGTCGCCGTGGCCTAA
- a CDS encoding DNA recombination protein RmuC produces the protein MNDLSSILSQPIARLGASTITLGHALAFGVLLFLGLFVALVVALWRSAKARAVAAAEAADHARDAEARMAGILQSQAEMQGRMGAIAEVFGARQAELTQSIGQRLDAMTGRLGQTMTEQTKSTHESLAKLQERLAVIDTAQGNIQSLAGQVVQLQAILSNKQTRGAFGQSRMEAIVADGLPMGAYEFQATLSNGSRPDCLVKMPNGAPSLAIDAKFPLEAWNAIRAADGADLQKVASQAFRRDIEIHVRDISEKYLIQGETQDTAFMFVPSESVFAEIHENFEAIVHKAHRARVVIVSPSLLMLSIQVIQAILKDARMREQAHLIQGEVIRLMEDVARVDERVRKLQVHFGQSAKDIDDILVSTSKVTKRGQKIEALEFGVQPDGDAALEAPSRAPAAKLDPGPRVADSKTGQLRLRVVEGDD, from the coding sequence ATGAATGATCTGAGTAGCATCCTTTCGCAGCCCATCGCACGGCTTGGCGCGTCGACAATCACGCTCGGCCACGCGCTGGCCTTCGGCGTCTTGCTGTTTCTCGGTCTGTTCGTGGCGCTGGTCGTCGCGCTGTGGCGGTCGGCCAAGGCGCGCGCGGTCGCTGCCGCGGAAGCCGCCGACCATGCCCGCGACGCCGAGGCACGGATGGCCGGCATACTGCAGAGCCAGGCCGAGATGCAGGGCCGCATGGGCGCCATCGCCGAAGTGTTCGGCGCGCGCCAGGCGGAGCTGACGCAGTCGATCGGCCAGCGGCTCGACGCCATGACCGGCCGCCTCGGCCAGACCATGACCGAGCAGACCAAATCCACGCATGAGAGCCTGGCCAAACTGCAGGAGCGGCTGGCGGTCATCGATACTGCGCAAGGCAACATCCAGTCGCTTGCCGGCCAGGTGGTGCAGTTGCAGGCCATCCTCTCCAACAAGCAGACCCGCGGCGCCTTCGGCCAGTCGCGCATGGAGGCGATCGTTGCCGACGGCCTGCCGATGGGCGCGTATGAATTCCAGGCGACGCTGTCGAACGGCAGCCGGCCCGATTGCCTGGTCAAGATGCCGAACGGCGCGCCATCGCTGGCCATCGATGCCAAGTTTCCCCTGGAGGCGTGGAATGCCATCCGCGCCGCCGATGGCGCCGACCTGCAGAAGGTCGCGTCGCAGGCCTTCCGCCGCGACATCGAGATCCACGTCCGCGATATCTCCGAGAAGTATCTGATCCAGGGCGAGACGCAGGACACCGCCTTCATGTTCGTGCCGTCGGAATCGGTGTTCGCCGAGATTCACGAGAATTTCGAGGCGATCGTCCACAAGGCGCACCGCGCCCGCGTCGTCATCGTCTCGCCGTCGCTGCTGATGCTGTCGATCCAGGTCATCCAGGCGATCCTCAAGGATGCCCGCATGCGCGAACAGGCGCATCTGATCCAGGGCGAGGTGATCCGGCTGATGGAAGATGTCGCGCGTGTCGACGAGCGCGTGCGCAAGCTGCAGGTACATTTCGGCCAGTCGGCCAAGGACATCGACGATATCCTCGTCTCGACATCGAAGGTGACCAAGCGTGGCCAGAAGATCGAGGCGCTGGAGTTCGGCGTGCAGCCCGATGGCGATGCCGCCCTGGAGGCGCCGTCCCGGGCACCGGCCGCGAAACTCGACCCCGGCCCGCGCGTTGCCGATTCAAAGACCGGGCAGCTCAGGCTGCGGGTCGTCGAAGGCGACGACTGA
- the def gene encoding peptide deformylase, translating to MPIKPLIILPDPILRQLSKPVERVDAPLRKLADDMLATMYDAPGIGLAAIQIGEPLRMLVIDLAKEDETPAPHVFINPEILESADQRSVYEEGCLSIPDYYAEVERPASVRVKYLDRDGKLQEMAAEGLMATCLQHEIDHLNGVLFIDHISKLKRDMVVKKFKKLAKDKAPGKLVG from the coding sequence ATGCCGATCAAGCCGCTCATCATCCTTCCCGATCCCATCCTGCGCCAGCTTTCCAAGCCGGTGGAGCGCGTCGACGCGCCCTTGCGCAAACTGGCCGACGACATGCTTGCGACCATGTATGACGCACCCGGCATCGGGCTGGCGGCAATCCAGATCGGCGAGCCGTTGCGCATGCTGGTGATCGACCTCGCCAAGGAAGATGAAACGCCGGCGCCGCATGTCTTCATCAATCCGGAGATCCTCGAAAGCGCCGATCAGCGCTCCGTCTACGAGGAAGGCTGCCTGTCCATCCCCGACTATTACGCCGAGGTCGAACGCCCGGCTTCCGTTCGGGTGAAATATCTCGACCGCGACGGCAAGCTGCAGGAGATGGCGGCCGAAGGGCTGATGGCGACCTGCCTGCAGCACGAGATCGACCATCTCAACGGCGTGCTGTTCATCGACCACATCTCGAAGCTGAAGCGCGACATGGTGGTGAAGAAATTCAAGAAGCTCGCCAAGGACAAGGCGCCGGGCAAACTGGTGGGATAG
- the fmt gene encoding methionyl-tRNA formyltransferase has protein sequence MPLRVIFMGTPEFSVPTLRAIAEAGHEISAVYTQPPRAAGRRGLELTPSPVQREAERLGIEVRTPTSLKAEAEQTAFRDLRADIAVVVAYGLLLPKAVLDAPRLGCINGHASLLPRWRGAAPIQRAIMAGDLESGMMVMRMEEGLDTGPVGLLEKCAIEPDMTAGDLHDRLMSVGAALMVEALARLEENTLTFTAQAAEGVTYARKIDKSETRVDWTRPAAEVHNHLRGLSPFPGAWSEIDIGGRMERLKLLRSTLSEGLSVSEDLGESGGILDDRLTVACGAGAIRLVEVQRAGGKPAAASEFLRGAKIVKGMKFS, from the coding sequence ATGCCCCTTCGCGTCATCTTCATGGGCACGCCGGAATTTTCGGTGCCGACGTTGCGCGCGATCGCCGAGGCCGGACACGAGATTTCCGCCGTCTACACGCAGCCGCCGCGCGCCGCCGGCCGGCGCGGGCTGGAGCTGACGCCGTCGCCGGTGCAGCGCGAGGCGGAGCGGCTTGGCATCGAGGTGCGTACGCCGACCTCCCTCAAGGCCGAGGCCGAACAGACCGCTTTCCGTGACTTGCGGGCGGATATCGCCGTGGTCGTCGCCTATGGATTGCTGCTGCCAAAGGCTGTTCTCGACGCCCCCCGACTTGGCTGCATCAACGGCCATGCATCGCTCTTGCCGCGCTGGCGCGGTGCTGCTCCCATCCAGCGCGCCATCATGGCGGGAGACCTGGAAAGCGGCATGATGGTGATGCGCATGGAAGAGGGTTTGGACACCGGCCCGGTGGGATTGCTTGAAAAATGCGCCATCGAGCCCGATATGACAGCCGGCGATCTGCATGATCGGTTGATGAGTGTCGGCGCGGCCCTGATGGTGGAAGCGCTGGCGCGGCTGGAAGAGAACACCCTGACATTTACCGCGCAAGCGGCGGAAGGGGTGACTTACGCCAGAAAAATCGATAAATCCGAGACGCGTGTGGACTGGACGCGGCCTGCGGCCGAGGTCCACAACCACCTTCGTGGCCTGTCGCCCTTTCCCGGCGCCTGGTCCGAAATTGACATTGGCGGCCGCATGGAACGGCTGAAACTGCTTCGCTCGACGCTGTCCGAAGGCCTGTCGGTTTCGGAAGATCTGGGTGAGTCGGGAGGAATTCTCGATGACCGGCTGACGGTCGCCTGCGGGGCAGGCGCGATCAGGCTGGTCGAAGTTCAACGTGCGGGCGGAAAGCCCGCCGCCGCGTCGGAATTCCTGCGCGGAGCCAAGATCGTAAAAGGAATGAAGTTCTCATGA
- a CDS encoding GNAT family N-acetyltransferase gives MSMMSIRAATPRDREAIRLVEEHAFGQQAEAGLVDALVTGGDAVVELVAEEDGQVLGHILFSRLFVQNGGKSFAAVALAPLAVEPSFHGSGIGGALIREAHIRLRDAGERLAVVLGDPAYYGRFGYSHARAGKFESEYQGEALQALAWGDAPEAGRLVYASAFTALAA, from the coding sequence ATGAGTATGATGTCGATACGCGCGGCGACGCCGCGGGATCGCGAGGCCATCCGCCTCGTCGAGGAACACGCTTTCGGCCAGCAGGCGGAGGCCGGGCTGGTCGACGCACTGGTCACAGGCGGCGACGCCGTGGTCGAACTGGTGGCGGAAGAAGACGGCCAGGTGCTCGGCCATATCCTGTTTTCGCGGCTGTTCGTCCAGAATGGGGGCAAGAGCTTTGCGGCCGTGGCGCTGGCGCCGCTGGCGGTAGAACCTTCGTTCCATGGCAGCGGCATTGGCGGCGCGCTGATCCGCGAGGCGCATATCCGTCTCAGGGATGCCGGCGAGCGGCTTGCCGTTGTGCTGGGCGACCCGGCCTACTACGGCCGTTTCGGCTATAGCCACGCTAGGGCCGGAAAATTCGAGAGCGAATACCAGGGCGAGGCGCTGCAGGCGCTGGCCTGGGGCGACGCTCCGGAGGCCGGCAGGCTGGTCTACGCTTCGGCCTTCACCGCTCTCGCCGCTTAG
- the truA gene encoding tRNA pseudouridine(38-40) synthase TruA, giving the protein MPRFRLDIEYDGSLFAGWQHQADQPSVQQAIEQAIEKFSGEAVRLRAAGRTDAGVHATAQVAHVDLAKAWPEDKVRDAINAHLQAAGAHVAILKAMVVPDDFDARFSATGRHYLYRILNRRAPSALEKGKVWWVPKRLDAVAMHEAAKVLLGRHDFTTFRSTQCQANSPIRTLERLDVSRTGDMIEVRASARSFLHNQVRSMVGSLKRVGDGGWTEADLKAALEARDRAACGQVAPPDGLFLIGVDYPG; this is encoded by the coding sequence ATGCCGCGTTTTCGCCTCGACATCGAATATGACGGCAGCCTTTTCGCCGGCTGGCAGCACCAGGCCGACCAGCCTTCGGTGCAGCAGGCGATCGAGCAGGCGATCGAGAAGTTCAGCGGCGAGGCGGTGCGGCTGCGTGCCGCCGGCCGCACCGATGCCGGCGTGCATGCAACGGCCCAGGTGGCGCATGTCGACCTCGCCAAGGCATGGCCCGAAGACAAGGTACGCGATGCCATCAACGCCCATCTGCAGGCGGCCGGCGCACATGTGGCCATCCTGAAGGCGATGGTTGTCCCTGACGATTTCGACGCGCGCTTCTCGGCCACCGGCCGTCACTATCTCTACCGCATCCTCAACCGCCGTGCGCCTTCGGCGCTGGAAAAGGGCAAGGTGTGGTGGGTGCCGAAGCGACTCGACGCCGTCGCCATGCACGAGGCGGCGAAAGTCCTGCTCGGCCGGCACGACTTCACCACCTTCCGCTCGACGCAGTGCCAGGCCAACAGCCCGATCCGGACGTTGGAGCGGCTCGATGTCAGCCGGACGGGTGACATGATCGAGGTAAGAGCCTCGGCGCGTTCCTTCCTGCACAACCAGGTACGCTCGATGGTCGGCTCGCTGAAACGCGTCGGCGACGGCGGCTGGACCGAGGCCGACCTCAAGGCGGCGCTCGAAGCGCGCGACCGCGCCGCCTGTGGCCAGGTGGCACCGCCCGACGGACTTTTTCTCATTGGCGTCGATTATCCCGGATGA
- a CDS encoding transporter, which yields MLTADETQASLTGAWRLMLGKVDGLRLLDLSADGFWNSFFAIIVAAPPLIVGWVGIANEIGDPDAFVGRFSMLLRLATVDIGSWVLPLIALALVAPRAGIGGRFVHYVVASNWASAITAWLMLPSALVRLFLSSASQVSSLLSLLLFALSMVLTWRMTTATIGKGAAVGTAVFVGMFIASLLVLFALQMLLGITVPDDIGAQSLSGLSPG from the coding sequence ATGCTTACGGCGGACGAAACTCAAGCTTCGCTGACCGGCGCCTGGCGGCTGATGCTCGGCAAGGTCGATGGCCTGCGCCTGCTCGACCTGTCGGCCGACGGTTTCTGGAATTCTTTCTTCGCCATCATCGTTGCCGCGCCGCCGCTGATCGTCGGCTGGGTCGGCATCGCCAACGAGATCGGTGATCCCGATGCTTTCGTGGGCCGCTTCAGCATGCTGTTGCGCCTGGCCACGGTCGACATCGGCTCCTGGGTGCTGCCGCTGATCGCGCTCGCCCTGGTCGCGCCGCGCGCCGGCATTGGCGGCCGCTTCGTCCACTACGTCGTCGCCAGCAACTGGGCCTCGGCCATCACCGCCTGGCTGATGCTGCCCTCGGCGCTGGTCAGGCTTTTCCTGTCGTCGGCAAGCCAGGTCTCGAGCCTTCTGTCGCTGTTGTTGTTTGCCCTGTCGATGGTGCTGACTTGGCGCATGACCACTGCGACGATCGGCAAGGGCGCGGCGGTTGGAACCGCCGTTTTCGTCGGCATGTTCATCGCTTCGCTGCTGGTGTTGTTCGCGCTGCAGATGCTGCTTGGCATCACCGTGCCGGACGATATCGGGGCTCAGAGCCTTTCCGGGCTCTCTCCCGGGTAA
- the dapE gene encoding succinyl-diaminopimelate desuccinylase, with protein MTLPTDPAANLAALIRCASVTPAEGGALSALETMLKPLGFLVDRPVFSEDGTPDIENLYARRSGNGPHLMFAGHTDVVPVGDEAAWTHPPFAAEIANGEMYGRGAVDMKGGIACFIAAVARHVEANGGPKGSVSLLITGDEEGPAINGTVKLLEWAASRGEKWDASIVGEPTNPDALGDMIKIGRRGSMSGSVTVNGRQGHAAYPQLADNPVRGLMSLVDALLHPVFDKGTKDFQPTNLEVTSIDVGNPATNVIPAKATATFNIRFNDTWTAETVQAEIHNRLDQAAKRKKYRPGKKMPVDYDLVWRDRPSHVFLTRDDKLIDTLAGSIKAAVGKEPTLSTSGGTSDARFIKDYCPVVEFGLVGKTMHMVDERVAVADLETLTRIYQRFIEDWFGQG; from the coding sequence ATGACGCTGCCGACCGACCCCGCCGCAAATCTCGCCGCCCTTATCCGTTGCGCCTCGGTGACGCCAGCCGAAGGCGGCGCGCTGAGCGCGCTGGAAACGATGCTGAAACCGCTCGGCTTCCTGGTCGATCGGCCGGTGTTCTCGGAGGACGGCACGCCCGACATCGAGAACCTCTATGCAAGGCGGTCCGGCAACGGCCCGCATCTGATGTTCGCCGGCCATACCGATGTCGTGCCGGTCGGCGACGAGGCCGCCTGGACGCATCCGCCCTTCGCCGCCGAGATCGCCAATGGCGAGATGTACGGCCGTGGCGCGGTCGACATGAAGGGCGGCATCGCCTGCTTCATCGCCGCCGTGGCACGCCATGTCGAGGCGAATGGCGGTCCCAAGGGCTCGGTCTCTCTGCTGATCACCGGCGACGAGGAAGGCCCGGCCATCAACGGCACGGTCAAGCTGCTCGAATGGGCCGCTTCCAGGGGCGAGAAATGGGATGCCTCGATCGTCGGCGAGCCGACCAATCCCGATGCGCTCGGCGACATGATCAAGATCGGCCGCCGCGGCTCGATGTCCGGTTCGGTCACCGTCAATGGCCGCCAGGGCCATGCCGCCTATCCGCAGCTTGCCGATAATCCGGTGCGCGGCCTGATGAGCCTGGTCGACGCCTTGCTGCATCCCGTCTTCGACAAGGGCACGAAGGATTTCCAGCCGACCAATCTGGAGGTGACCTCCATCGATGTCGGCAACCCGGCCACCAATGTCATTCCGGCCAAGGCCACCGCGACCTTCAACATCCGCTTCAACGACACCTGGACGGCCGAGACCGTTCAGGCCGAAATCCACAACCGGCTCGACCAGGCGGCCAAGCGCAAGAAGTACCGGCCAGGTAAAAAAATGCCGGTAGACTACGACCTCGTCTGGCGCGACCGGCCGAGCCATGTCTTCCTGACCCGTGACGACAAGCTCATCGACACGCTTGCCGGCTCGATCAAGGCGGCGGTCGGCAAGGAACCGACGCTGTCCACCTCGGGCGGCACATCGGATGCGCGCTTCATCAAGGACTACTGCCCGGTGGTCGAGTTCGGCCTGGTCGGCAAGACCATGCATATGGTCGACGAGCGCGTCGCAGTCGCCGATCTCGAAACGCTGACGCGGATCTACCAGCGCTTCATCGAAGACTGGTTCGGACAGGGCTGA